Part of the Paeniglutamicibacter sulfureus genome, ATGCTGGGCATTGCCGTGGGCGGCGCCTCCACCGTCGTCCCGGTCTACCTGGCCGAGATCGCCCCCTACGAGATCCGCGGGTCGATCACCGGGCGCAACGAGCTTGCCATCGTCGTTGGCCAGCTGTCCGCGTTCGTCGTCAATGCGATCATCGCCGCGACCCTTGGCGGCACCATCGATGGCATCTGGCGCATCATGTTCGCCGTCTGTGCGGTTCCGGCCGTCGCACTGTTCATCGGTATGCTGCGGATGCCCGAATCCCCGCGCTGGCTTGTCGAGAAGCGCCGCTACGCCGAGGCGCTGCGGGTGCTGAAAACCGTGCGCCCCGCGGAACGGGCCCTGGCCGAACTGCACGATGTCGAGCGCACCGCCGCCGCGGAGAATAAGGGAAACAAACCGATCGGCATCAAGGCCGTGGTGACGAACAAGTGGCTCATGCGCATCATTCTCGTCGGCATCGGCGTGTCCATGGCCCAGCAGCTGACCGGCATCAACTCGATCATGTATTACGGCACCCGCGTGCTGGAGGAGTCCGGCATGTCCTCCCAGCAGGCGGTGCTCGCGAATATCGCCTTCGGTGTGGTTGCCGTGGTCGGTGGCGTCATTGCCCTGCGCAACATGGACCGCCTGGACCGCCGGAAGACGTTCCTGATCGGTCTGTCGCTGACCACTATTTGCCACGTGCTGGTCGGTGTTGCCGGCATGCTGCTGCCCGAGGGCAGCGCCGCCCGTCCCATCGTGATCCTCGTTCTCGTCGTTGCGTTCGTCTTCTCGATGCAGACCTTCCTGAATGTCGCAGTGTGGGTGTGGCTGGCCGAGATCTTCCCGCTGCACATGCGCGGCCTGGGCATCGGCATCTCCGTGTTCTTCGGCTGGACCACCAACGGCTTCCTGGCCCTGTTCTTCCCGTCGCTGGTTTCGGGGATCGGGATCACCGGTTCATTCTTCCTCTTCGCCGGGATCGGTGTGCTCGCCCTGCTCTTCGTGGCCACCCAGGTCCCGGAGACCCGCGGCCGTACCCTCGAGGCCCTCGAGGGCGACGTCTCCACCGGCGCGATCTACCTCGTTCGGGCGGAAGACGCCGAAGCCAACGCGTAAGTCACGGTGCACCCGGACCGCCCCTATCGGTGGTCCGTCAATGTTTTGAGGTGGCGCTGCTGCCCCGCACCACCAGGTGCGGGGCATGCCGGCTGGAGGCTGCGCCGGGTGACGTGGCCGCGGCCAGCGCGGCCGAGGCCAGCGCGGCGACATCCTGGCGCACGCTGGTCAGGTCGGCATGGGCCAGCCGGGCGAATTCGCTGTCATCGAACCCGGTCAGCGCGATCTGGTCGGGCACCCGGAGGCCGGCCAGGTCGATCGCCCTGCGGACGCCCAGTGCGGCCCTGTCGTTGAATGCCAGCACCGCGGTGGCCCGCTGGTCGGCCGCGGTCTCCCGCAGGTATGCGTCCAACACGTCGAAGGCGGTGGCCTCGTCTGGTCCGGCGCCGAGCACGGTTCCGGCGACGTTGCCCGCCGCGCGGGCCACGGCCCGCTCGAAGGCGGTGCGCCGCTGGGCGGCCGCCACGGCGGGGCCGCCATCCAGATGGAGCAGCCGGCGATGCCCGAGATGCAACAGGTGCGCCACCAGTTCGTCGATTCCCGCGGCCTCGTCGGTGAGCACCGAGGGCAGCTGGCGGTAGCCGCGCAACAGGCTGACCACCGGCACCTGGCTGGCCACCGGGGCCATTTGTGCCGCCGTGAGGGTGAGGGAGATGCCGATGATGGCCTCCGCCCCCGCATCGATGAGGGTATCCATGACGCGGCGCTCGTCGCGATTGCCCCCGATCGCGCCCAGGATGATCTCATAGCCCCGGGCGTCGGCCTCGGCGTACAGGGCATCGGCCAGCTCGGCATGCACGGGCTCGCCCAGCCGCAGGGCCACGCCGACGGTCCGGTTGTGGTGGCTGCGCAGTGAACGCGCGCGCGAATCCGGCCGGTATCCAAGCGCCAGCGCGGCGGCCTTGACCTTGGTGCGTGAGGCCTCGCTGGCGCCCTCGGCACCGCGCATGACGATCGAGGCCAGAGCCACGGAGACGCCGGATTCCCGGGCCACATCCGCAAGGGTGGGGCGTCGGGGCGTGGGGGTGCTCGGGGCCATGGGGGTGCCTTCCGTGTATTCACCTAGAACGATCTAGACGATTGTTTCACAGTGTGGCATAGTTGCCGGGAAAGCAGAAACTAGAACGTTCTAGAATAGAAGGATGATACCCCGCAATGTCATACTCACTTGAAGTACCCCCGGCCAAGGAAACCATCCGCATTGCCGTCATCGGCTGCGGATGGATCGGTGCTTTCCATGCCCGCACGCTGGCAGGCCACCTGCCCGGGGTGAGGCTCGAGGCCCTGGCCGATCCGGCTCCCGGAGCCGCGGCGGCGCTGGCCGCCGAGCTGGGCATTTCCAAGCACACCACCGACCCGGCCGATCTCTTCGCGGATCCCGATATCGACGGCGTGCTCATCGCGGCACCCTCGGCCGTCCATTCGGCACTGATAGTCCAGGCTGCGGCCGCGGGAAAACACATCTTCTGCGAGAAGCCAGCCGGCCACGGGCTCGAGGAACTGCACGCGGCCCTGGATGCCGTTGAACGTGCAGGCGTCGAATTCCAGATCGGCTTCAACCGGCGCTTCGCCTCCGACTTCGCCGAGGCCAAGAAGCGTATCCAGGCCGGGGACCTGGGCGAGGTGCAGCTGATGCGCTCGCTGACCCGCGACCCGGGAGTCGCCGAAGGCATCGCAAATGCAGGCCACATCAAGCCCAACACCATCTTCACCGAAACCCTCATCCACGATTTCGACGCGCTGAACTGGTACAACGAGGGTGCCAGGGTGACCGAGGTGCGCGCCATCGCCGATGCCCTGGTCGAACCCGGTTACCGCGAGGCGGGTCTGCTGGACACCGCAGTGGTGACGCTGCGCTACGACAACGGAGCGATCGCCGTGGCCGAGGCCAGCTTCAGCGCCCTCTACGGCTACGACGTGCGCGGGGAAATCTTCGGTTCCGCGGGAATGGCCGTGGCCGGCAACCCGGTGCAGCTCCACAGCGGCAGCTACACCGCGGCCGGGGCGCTGGCGCCCACCACGCGCGTGAACACCGAGCTCTTCGCCCAGGCCTACCGCGACGAACTGGCGCACTTCGCCCGCCTCATCGCCGCGCGCAAGGGCCTTGGCGAGGCCCCGACGGTGCCCACGCCCGGGGCGCAGGCAGCCATCGACGCACTGGAAATCGCCCTGGCCTGTGTCGAGTCCGTGCGCACGGGTGCGCCCGTGGTGCTCGAGCGCGAAACCACGGGCGGTGTCCTGTGAGCCTTGACTTGGCGGTCTGTGCGGAAATGGTGTTCCTCGATCTTCCCTTCGTCGAACGCGTGGAGAAGCTCCACGCGTTGGGCTTCGGGATCGAGATGTGGGATTCGCGCACCAGGGATCTCGCGGCCCTGAAAGCGACGGGCGCGAACTTCGGCTCGATGACAGGCTACTCCGCCGGAAGCCTCATCGACCCCGAGGGAAGCGCGGAGGTGCTGCGAACCGCGGCGGAACTGATCCCCACGGCCCTGGAACTGGGCATCGAGCGGCTGGTCATCCACCCCGCGGAACTTATCGACGGCCAGGCGGCAAACCCGCACCATCGCGCCACCGGGGAAATGTGGCTGACCGCTTCGCGCACGCTGGAGAAGCTCGGTGCCCTCGGCGCCGAACACGGGGTGGTGTTCGTGCTCGAGAACCTCAATACGATCCTGGACCACCCCGGGATTCCGCTGGGGAGGGCCAAGGACACCCTGGCGCTGGTGGCCGGCGTGGGGCACCCCAACGTGAAGATGATGCTTGACCTCTACCACGCACAGATCGGGGAGGGGAACCTCATCCAGCTGCTGCGCGATTCCCTGCCCCATCTCGGCGAGGTCCAGGTGGCAGACGTGCCGGGACGTTGCGAACCTGGCACGGGGGAGATCAACTATCCGGCGATCGCGGCCGAGCTGCGCTCGCTGGGATACTCGGGCCCCGTGGGGTTCGAGGGCTGGGCCTCCGGGGATCCGGAGGAAGCCCTTGCCGGCTTCAGGAACGCTTTCTCCTGAAGCCGGCAATCCCAGGCTAGGCCGGAGGGAACCCGGTGCCCAGGCGCCGGGCTCCCTGTGCGTCCAAGGCCTCGTTGAGCTCGGCCGGGGATCCGGAGCGCGCGAGGTGCTCGGCCACCAGC contains:
- a CDS encoding sugar porter family MFS transporter; translation: MSEKHQVLAGAKLPPLTPGPHRKRIGLISIVACFGGLLFGYDTGVANGAEGPMAEELGLSLIQIGVVISSLVFAAAFGALVCGQISDMWGRRKVIIMLAVLFFVGTLLVIFSPGGPEPGTFSPAGFAILVAGRIMLGIAVGGASTVVPVYLAEIAPYEIRGSITGRNELAIVVGQLSAFVVNAIIAATLGGTIDGIWRIMFAVCAVPAVALFIGMLRMPESPRWLVEKRRYAEALRVLKTVRPAERALAELHDVERTAAAENKGNKPIGIKAVVTNKWLMRIILVGIGVSMAQQLTGINSIMYYGTRVLEESGMSSQQAVLANIAFGVVAVVGGVIALRNMDRLDRRKTFLIGLSLTTICHVLVGVAGMLLPEGSAARPIVILVLVVAFVFSMQTFLNVAVWVWLAEIFPLHMRGLGIGISVFFGWTTNGFLALFFPSLVSGIGITGSFFLFAGIGVLALLFVATQVPETRGRTLEALEGDVSTGAIYLVRAEDAEANA
- a CDS encoding LacI family DNA-binding transcriptional regulator → MAPSTPTPRRPTLADVARESGVSVALASIVMRGAEGASEASRTKVKAAALALGYRPDSRARSLRSHHNRTVGVALRLGEPVHAELADALYAEADARGYEIILGAIGGNRDERRVMDTLIDAGAEAIIGISLTLTAAQMAPVASQVPVVSLLRGYRQLPSVLTDEAAGIDELVAHLLHLGHRRLLHLDGGPAVAAAQRRTAFERAVARAAGNVAGTVLGAGPDEATAFDVLDAYLRETAADQRATAVLAFNDRAALGVRRAIDLAGLRVPDQIALTGFDDSEFARLAHADLTSVRQDVAALASAALAAATSPGAASSRHAPHLVVRGSSATSKH
- a CDS encoding Gfo/Idh/MocA family oxidoreductase; protein product: MSYSLEVPPAKETIRIAVIGCGWIGAFHARTLAGHLPGVRLEALADPAPGAAAALAAELGISKHTTDPADLFADPDIDGVLIAAPSAVHSALIVQAAAAGKHIFCEKPAGHGLEELHAALDAVERAGVEFQIGFNRRFASDFAEAKKRIQAGDLGEVQLMRSLTRDPGVAEGIANAGHIKPNTIFTETLIHDFDALNWYNEGARVTEVRAIADALVEPGYREAGLLDTAVVTLRYDNGAIAVAEASFSALYGYDVRGEIFGSAGMAVAGNPVQLHSGSYTAAGALAPTTRVNTELFAQAYRDELAHFARLIAARKGLGEAPTVPTPGAQAAIDALEIALACVESVRTGAPVVLERETTGGVL
- a CDS encoding TIM barrel protein, translating into MSLDLAVCAEMVFLDLPFVERVEKLHALGFGIEMWDSRTRDLAALKATGANFGSMTGYSAGSLIDPEGSAEVLRTAAELIPTALELGIERLVIHPAELIDGQAANPHHRATGEMWLTASRTLEKLGALGAEHGVVFVLENLNTILDHPGIPLGRAKDTLALVAGVGHPNVKMMLDLYHAQIGEGNLIQLLRDSLPHLGEVQVADVPGRCEPGTGEINYPAIAAELRSLGYSGPVGFEGWASGDPEEALAGFRNAFS